One genomic region from Vitis riparia cultivar Riparia Gloire de Montpellier isolate 1030 chromosome 17, EGFV_Vit.rip_1.0, whole genome shotgun sequence encodes:
- the LOC117904318 gene encoding mitochondrial substrate carrier family protein E, with translation MSHSANPPSNPSNFFVWREFVWGAMAGAFGEGMMHPIDTVKTRIQSQAILRGGQNQKTIIQMVHTIWAADGLRGFYRGITPGLTGSLATGATYFGVIESTKKWIEESHPSLEGHWAHFIAGSVGDTLGSFVYVPCEVMKQRMQVQGTKTTWSSVIINGTAHTRPGPQMYGYYAGMFQAGCSIWKEQGLKGLYAGYWSTLARDVPFSGLMVTSYEALKDLAEHGKQKWIPNSDYNVNSSVEGLVLGGLAGGFSAYLTTPLDVIKTRLQVQGSNSSYNGWLDAIHRIWMTEGVKGMFRGSIPRIVWYIPASALTFMAVEFLRDHFNGGLNNNNMREVSSLSIDKKGSSLQEVA, from the exons ATGTCTCACTCAGCCAACCCACCTTCCAATCCCAGTAACTTCTTTG TATGGAGGGAATTTGTATGGGGAGCTATGGCTGGGGCTTTTGGGGAAGGAATGATGCATCCAATTGATACTGTGAAGACCCGAATTCAAAGTCAAGCTATTTTAAGGGGAGGCCAG AACCAAAAAACTATAATTCAGATGGTGCATACAATCTGGGCTGCTGATGGGTTGAGAG gATTTTATAGAGGTATAACTCCTGGGCTAACCGGTTCTCTTGCAACCGGAGCAACATATTTTGGTGTCATCGAGTCCACCAAAAAATGGATTGAAGAATCACATCCCAGCCTTGAGGGCCACTGGGCCCATTTCATTGCTGGAAGTGTTG GAGACACACTTGGCTCTTTTGTATATGTTCCATGTGAAGTGATGAAGCAACGCATGCAGGTCCAAGGCACAAAGACAACTTGGAGTTCAGTTATCATAAATGGTACTGCCCATACAAGACCTGGTCCACAAATGTATGGTTATTATGCAGGAATGTTTCAGGCTGGCTGTTCAATATGGAAGGAGCAGGGCCTAAAAGGATTATATGCAGG ATATTGGTCTACACTTGCCAGGGATGTGCCATTTTCTGGGCTCATG GTAACTTCTTATGAAGCTCTAAAAGATTTAGCAGAGCATGGGAAGCAAAAATGGATACCCAATTCAGATTATAATGTGAATAGTTCTGTTGAGGGACTCGTGTTGGGAGGATTAGCTGGTG GTTTTAGTGCATATCTAACCACTCCTTTGGATGTCATCAAGACAAGATTGCAAGTGCAGGGATCAAATTCAAG CTACAATGGCTGGTTGGACGCAATTCACAGGATATGGATGACCGAAGGTGTCAAAGGAATGTTCAGAGGGAGCATTCCCAGGATTGTATGGTATATTCCAGCCTCTGCTCTTACATTCATGGCCGTGGAGTTCCTTAGAGACCATTTCAATGGAGGACTCAACAACAATAACATGCGGGAAGTTTCAAGCTTGTCTATAGACAAAAAGGGATCTTCTCTACAAGAGGTGGCTTAG